The nucleotide sequence CGGCTGATGCTGAGCACCTGCTCCACGGCGGGGTTCTGTAAACACTCCAGCAGCACCCCTTCCCCCACCATACCGGTCGTGCCGGTGAGTATCACGCGTAGTTTCATGCTGGGGAGGACGGATGAGCGGCGCGGATGTTTTAACACTCGAAATTCAGCGGCGGATAGTCTAAACGTTGAATGTTGCACTTGCCGCACTCTATTCTTATCGATGGCAAATGGTCAATAGACAAAGTAACTGCCATTGCGCATCCCTGTTGAGAGGACGGCTGTTTCACACACTTAAATTCATCTATCCGAAAACCCAAGCTATGCCGTGACGCTTTGGCAAGAGCCGCATCCACCGAATCTTGTATCCGCTGGACCTTACTACCATTACTGATGCCGGATATAATTAACTGCCACCATGATATCCGCCTATCATCATTTTTCCAAATGACCACTTGAAGCCGGGCACGCCCTCTATGAAACAGAAACTGATCCACCACTGCGTCATGCAATGATGGATCAGTTTCTAAATTACGGAAGTCACGCATAGCACTACTTGGTGATGGTCAGAAAGACATCTTCTTCCAACTCGAAACCGTAACGCTGGATTTCATAAAGACTTGTGCTTTTTCGCTCAGTTGGGAGTTGCCATTGATTACCAGCCCAGCAGGTATGAAGCTCTACTGTGTCCTCCTGTGAGAGTGCAGAATCAATGAAGGCCAGCAAGGCATTTACTGAACTGGAATTCTTCGCGACTAACTCAGCATCTTCGAAATCAATGTCGTTGGCAAATCCGCAGGAGCATCCTTGCCAGGAGCCCAGATGGTATATGTTCTTTTTAGTGAAGTGCGGGGCTACTGCCGCATCAGAAGCTGCAATTGGCTGCACGCTAAAAACAGGTTCTTTAGCATCTAACGCCACCAAAGGCAAATCAGCATCTGCTCCGAGGTAAACGTAGTAGCACATATTAAAACAGTAATAAAGCCGCCTACCCCACCACCGGCTCTTCCAGCAGCACGGGTTCCAGCCAGCGGCCGTCTTCACGCATGAGTTCGATGAGTTCGTCTACGGCGCGTTCTTCGGGGACGGATTTCTTGATGACTTCCTGGCCGCGGTAGAGGGCAATTTTGCCTTTGCCCACACCCACGTAGCCGTAGTCGGCGTCGGCCATTTCGCCGGGGCCGTTCACGATGCAGCCCATGATACCGATTTTCACACCCTTCAGGTGGTCGGTGCGCTTACGGATCATGGCGGTGGTTTCCTGCAGATCGAACAGGGTACGGCCGCAGCTGGGGCAGCTGATGTACTCGGTTTTGCTCATGCGGGTGCGGGCCGCCTGCAGAATGCCGAAGCTGAGCTGGTTGAGCTGGTCGAGCGTGGTGAGCCACTCCTCCTTCGAATGCTCGGGCAGCAGCTCGGTGCTCAGCAGCACCCCGTCGCCGAGGCCGTCGAGGAGCAGGCCGCCCACGTCGGTGGCGGCGTAGAGCTGGGTTTGCTCGGGCGTGAGGGCCGGGTACTGGCGCTGGATGATGACGGGGTTGGGCACCGCGTGGTTCAGCAGCTCAAAGAACGCCCGGCGGATTTCGGGCATGGCGTGGGCGTTGTCGGTGCGCAGCAGCAGCACGGCCGTGGCATCGGCGCGCAGCAGCGGCAGGGCGGCGGGCGTGAGCGAGGCCAAGGTGTGGCGCACGAAGTTCAGCTCGGGGTGGCGCGGACCGGCCGCGGCGTACTCTTCGGCCGTGAGCAGCGGGTAGTGGTCGGAGCGCTGGCCGGCGTCGAGCCAGGCGGTGTAGTCCACCACTTCCTTCAGGCCGTTGGGCAGCATGAACGGAATGGGCCGCTGGCCCGAGTACACGTAGTCGGCTCCCAGGTCGTTCATTTGAAACTTATCCAGGAACGCCGAATACAGATGCCCCACGGCGCGCAAATCAGCGTATTCCAGGCCGGGCAGCCGCGAAAGGTCGGCCATGACGCGCGGCACGTTCTGCCCGCCCAGGTTCAGCACCTCTCGCGTTACGCGGCGGTGGTACTGGAAAGGGTCGATGGGAATAGTAGTTGTTAGTTGTTGGTTGTCAGTTGTCAGTTCGTTTGGAGCGTCATTCTCACTGACAACTGACAACGAAGAACTAACAACTGGAGGAATACGCTTAGCCTCCTGCGCCCGGTTCGTATACCTATCAATCAACGCCTTGGCTACGGGGGCTTCGGCTTCGGGGGCTTCGGTGAGGGACACGCGCACGGTGTCGCCCAGGCCGTCTTCGAGCAGCGTGCCGATGCCCACGGCCGATTTGATGCGGCCGTCTTCGGCCTCGCCGGCTTCCGTTACGCCCAGGTGCAGCGGGTAAGGCTGCAGGCCCTCCTCATCGAGCTTCTGCACCAGCAGGCGGTAGGCCTGCACCATCACTTGGGTATTGCTGGCCTTCATGCTCAGCACCACGTCGTAGTAGTTTTCCTCCTCGCAGAGGCGCAGAAATTCCAGCGCCGACTCCACCATGCCCAGCGGCGTATCGCCGTAGCGGCTCAGAATCCGGTCGGACAAAGAGCCGTGGTTGGTGCCGATGCGCATGGCCGTGCCGTACTGCTTGCAGATCTGCACCAGCGGGCGGAACCGCTCCCGGATGCGCTCCACCTCGGCGGCGTAGCTGCTGTCGGTGTACTCAATGACTTCGAACTTCTTCTTATCGGCGTAGTTGCCGGGGTTCACGCGCACTTTCTCCACGATGCGGGCGGCCAGCTCGGCGGCGTTGGGCGTGAAGTGGATGTCGGCAATGAGCGGCACAGTGCAGCCGCGCTTGCGCAGCTCCTTCTTGATTTCGAGCAGGTTCTGGGCCTCCTTCACGCTGGGGGCCGTGATGCGCACGTACTCGCAGCCGGCTTCCACCATGCGCAGCGTCTGCTCCACCGAGCCCAGCGTGTCCATGGTGTCCACGGTGGTCATGCTCTGCACCCGGATGGGGTTGAGCCCGCCCATTGGCAGGTCGCCGATTTTTACTTCCCGGCTGAGGCGGCGCTTGTATTCGGTGAGGCTGGGGCAATACGTCTTGTTCATAGAAAGAAAACCGGCGGCGGAAGTCGAAAGTTGCGGGACCGAGCAAAGGTACGAGGTAGCCGCTACGTTCGGGTGCCGCGCCAGCTGCCTGGCGCCGACCAGTGCCGGGCCGGCAGCCCCCACCCGGACGGCGTGCACCGAAAGCCCGCGTTACCCGCTAACTTGTCGGCCCGCTATACTAGGCTCCTGCCTTCCCTGCCATGACCGATTTCACTACGTCCCGCCGCCATTTTCTGAAGCTCACGGGCCTTACGCTGGTGGGTTTGCCGCTGGGCCTCTCCGGCTGCGCTGCCGCCCTCACAGGCCGCAGCCGCCCCGACTATCTGGTGTACGTGGGCACCTACGCCAAGGCAGAGGCCGACAGCATCTTCCTCTACCGCCTAAACGCCACCACCGGGGCCCTCACCCGCCTGCGGGCCGAAAAAGGCGGCCCCAACCCAACTTATATAGCCCTTGATACCAAGCGCCAGCATCTCTACGCTGCCAATGAGGTCGACGAGTTTCAGGGCGCAAAAAGCGGCTTCGTCAGCGCCTTTGCCATCGACCGGCGCACGGGTGGCCTCATGCTGCTCAACCAGCAGCTGTCGGGCGGCGGTGGCCCCTGCTACGTCAGCATAGCCGGCAGCAACCAGGCAACGCTGGTGGCCAACTACGGCGGCGGCAGCGTGAGCCTGCTGCCTCTCGCCCCGGATGGCAAGCTACAGCCATCGGCCGCCACTGCCCAGTACCGCGGCTCGGGGCCCGTTAAAAACCGCCAGGGCGAGCCCCACGCTCACTGCATCCTCCCCGACCCCGCCAACCGTTTCGCCTTTGCCGTGGACCTGGGCACCGACCAGGTGCTGGGCTACCAGTTGGCGGCCAATGGTAGCCAGTGGACGCCGCTGCCGGCCCCGGCCTTCACCACTCAGCCAGGCGCCGGGCCGCGCCACCTCACGTTTCACCCCAACGGCTGCTGGGCTTTCCTCATCAATGAGCTGGCCTGCAGCATCACGGCCCTGACCTACGACACCACGGCCGGCACGTTCCGGGAGCTGCACACCGTGCCGACGCTGCCGGCCGGCTTCACGGCCCCCAACACCTGCGCCGACATCCACGTGCACCCCAACGGCCGCTTTGTGTACGCCACCAACCGTGGCCACGACAGCCTGGCCGTATTTGCCATAGCCCCCGACTCCGGCCGCCTGACGCTGGTAGAACACGTGAGCACCCAGGGCAAAACGCCCCGCAACTTCGCCATCGACCCCAGCGGCGCCATTCTGCTGGTAGCCAACCAGAACTCCAACAATATCGCCACCTACACCATCAATGCGCAAACGGGCCGGCTGACGCCTACAGGCGTGGTGGTGGAAGTGCCCGCGCCCGTCTGCCTGCAGGTGGTGCCGGATTTTCTGGCGTAGGCGGCCACTGCCAGGCGGCAGTGGTGCCGGCCAATCCTATCCGCCAGCAGAGCCTGTCAGCCAGCACCCGTAATCTTCCATTCGATGCATCATTATGCGGGAGAAAACCTGATGCAACGCGGACGTACCTGATCTCCTGCACAAAAAAAGAAACGAGTATCCGGCGCGGCCCCAAAGCGGGCTGGTACCGGATACTCGCTTCTTTTTTGTGTGGGAAGTGACGTGCTGCTTCTTTCGCTACTGTTGGTTGGCGCGCCGGAATACGCCCTCCAGCGCATCGGTCTGCACGCCGGGCTTGGTGTCCAGGGCAGCGTTGATCATGGCTTGGGCCACCTCGCGGCCGTGGATGGGGCGGTACTGCTGCAGGCCGGGCACCCGGGCTATCAGATCAGCAAGGGGCAGCGCAATGCGCTCCGACAGGCGGGGCGTGTGGCGGCTGCCGGCCAGCATCCCGGGCTGAATGATGCGAATTCGCTGGAAAGGCAGCCGCTTGATGGCGCGCTCCAGCTCGCCCTTCATGCGGGTGTAAAACACGAAAGCCTCCGGATCGGCCGACGCCGACGACACCAGCACGTAGGTGGCCACGCCGTTCTGCGCCGCGGCTTCCGCGGTCTGGAACTGGTAGGTATAGTCTACCTTATACTGCCCGGCCGTGCTGCCGGCCTGGCCCAGGGTGGTGCCCAGGGCCGAAAACAGCACGTCGCCGGTGAGCAGGTGCTGCCACTGCTGTGGCTGGTCGAAGTCCACGAGGTGTTCTTCCAGCCGTTCGGGATTGTGGTAACCGGTTGGCCGGCGGGTAAAAACTTTGATACGGTCAAAACGGGTATCGGAGAGCAACTGGCGCAGCGTATAGTCGCCGACCAGTCCGGTAGCCCCGATAAGTAAAGCGGTAAGCATAATGTGCAGGTGTGAGCAGAGAGCGGCAGTTCGCCACACATAGGCCGGCGAAATCCCCCCTTGTACGCAGCTACCGGCTTATGGTTCGCTGAAAAATCCTGCTTACTCAAAATTATTCCACTACCAGCAGCACCAGCTTGCCAATGTGGGCGCTGCTTTCCAGCATTTCGTGCGCGGCAGCAGCCTCAGCCAGCGGAAAGGTGTGGTGCAGTAGCGGCTTCATTTTGCCGGCCGCCAGCAGCGGCCACACATGGCGCTCCACCTCGGCCGCCAGCGCGGCCTTGAAGTCGGCGGAGCGGGGCCGCAGCGTGCTACCCGTAATGGTCAGGCGGCGGCGCATCACCTCCAGCGCGTTGAACTCGGCATTACCGCCCTGCATGGCATTGATGAACACGAGGCGGCCGTCGTCGCGCAGCAAACGCAGGTTTTTGGCCGTGTAGTCGCCGCCAATCATGTCCAGCACCACATCGGCGCCACCGGCGGCCTGCACCGCTTCCTCAAAATCCTGCTCTTTGTAGTTGACGACCAGATCGGCCCCAAGCTGGCGTACGGCCTCAGCCTTGGCCTCGCTGCCCACCGTGACTGCTACCGAACTACCCAGGGCCGTAGCCAGCTGCACGGCCGTGGTGCCAATGCCGCTGCTGCCGCCGTGCACCAGCAGCCGCTCGCCGGACTGCAGCTGCCCCCGCTGAAACACGTTGTGCCAGACCGTAAACACCGTTTCGGGCAGCGCCGCCGCCGCCGCGAATTCCCAACCAGCCGGCACCGACAGGCAGTGGCGGGCATCCACTACGGCGTACTCGGCGTAGCCGCCGGCGGCCAGCAGCGCGCACACCCGGTCGCCGGGATGCCAGCGGGCGGCGGCAGCGCCGCACTGCTCCACTACCCCAGCTATTTCCAGGCCCGGTACGGTTCCGGCCACGTCGCCGGAGCCGGCATATTTGCCCTGCCGCAGCAGCACGTCGGGCCGGTTGACGCCGGCCGCGTGCACCCGGATCAGCACTTCATGGGCGGCCGGCACCGGCCGGGGCTGCTCCTGCAACTCCAGCACCTCGGGGCCGCCGGCCTGGGTAATAACAATGGCTTTCATAGACGAAATCAAGTGGAACAAGGCGAACATCCGCCTCGCTCCCCATACGTGCACGGCTACGCTGCTGGTTGTTCGTTGCCAGTTGTCAGTCGTAAAGCAGTGTTTGCTAGCATCCGGGCATTTCCCTATCCTGACGAACAACTGACAACGAGCAACTATCCATTTCCGCACCAGTTGGGCGTGATTTTGCGTACTTGCTTCTGACATGAAAAAAGTAATCCTGCTCCCCCACTTCCTGCGCACCGCCGGCCTGCTGACCGGCATGGCCGCCTGGCAAACGGGCCGTCTGTTCCGCAAAGCCGCCGCCTCCGCCCTCGATTCTATTCAGGAAGTGCTGCGGGCCGAACTGAAAAAGGGCAATCAGCAGCTGGCGGCAGACTTTCTGACCAACAAAGCCCTGCCGGCAGCGCGGGCCCTGTTGCTGGAACGCATGGCGGCGCGGCTGCTAGTGCGCATCGGGCTGCGCGGGGCGCTGGCCTCCAGCGTGGTGGGCTGGAT is from Hymenobacter yonginensis and encodes:
- a CDS encoding lactonase family protein translates to MTDFTTSRRHFLKLTGLTLVGLPLGLSGCAAALTGRSRPDYLVYVGTYAKAEADSIFLYRLNATTGALTRLRAEKGGPNPTYIALDTKRQHLYAANEVDEFQGAKSGFVSAFAIDRRTGGLMLLNQQLSGGGGPCYVSIAGSNQATLVANYGGGSVSLLPLAPDGKLQPSAATAQYRGSGPVKNRQGEPHAHCILPDPANRFAFAVDLGTDQVLGYQLAANGSQWTPLPAPAFTTQPGAGPRHLTFHPNGCWAFLINELACSITALTYDTTAGTFRELHTVPTLPAGFTAPNTCADIHVHPNGRFVYATNRGHDSLAVFAIAPDSGRLTLVEHVSTQGKTPRNFAIDPSGAILLVANQNSNNIATYTINAQTGRLTPTGVVVEVPAPVCLQVVPDFLA
- a CDS encoding NAD(P)H-binding protein: MLTALLIGATGLVGDYTLRQLLSDTRFDRIKVFTRRPTGYHNPERLEEHLVDFDQPQQWQHLLTGDVLFSALGTTLGQAGSTAGQYKVDYTYQFQTAEAAAQNGVATYVLVSSASADPEAFVFYTRMKGELERAIKRLPFQRIRIIQPGMLAGSRHTPRLSERIALPLADLIARVPGLQQYRPIHGREVAQAMINAALDTKPGVQTDALEGVFRRANQQ
- a CDS encoding NAD(P)H-quinone oxidoreductase — protein: MKAIVITQAGGPEVLELQEQPRPVPAAHEVLIRVHAAGVNRPDVLLRQGKYAGSGDVAGTVPGLEIAGVVEQCGAAAARWHPGDRVCALLAAGGYAEYAVVDARHCLSVPAGWEFAAAAALPETVFTVWHNVFQRGQLQSGERLLVHGGSSGIGTTAVQLATALGSSVAVTVGSEAKAEAVRQLGADLVVNYKEQDFEEAVQAAGGADVVLDMIGGDYTAKNLRLLRDDGRLVFINAMQGGNAEFNALEVMRRRLTITGSTLRPRSADFKAALAAEVERHVWPLLAAGKMKPLLHHTFPLAEAAAAHEMLESSAHIGKLVLLVVE
- the ispG gene encoding (E)-4-hydroxy-3-methylbut-2-enyl-diphosphate synthase; translation: MNKTYCPSLTEYKRRLSREVKIGDLPMGGLNPIRVQSMTTVDTMDTLGSVEQTLRMVEAGCEYVRITAPSVKEAQNLLEIKKELRKRGCTVPLIADIHFTPNAAELAARIVEKVRVNPGNYADKKKFEVIEYTDSSYAAEVERIRERFRPLVQICKQYGTAMRIGTNHGSLSDRILSRYGDTPLGMVESALEFLRLCEEENYYDVVLSMKASNTQVMVQAYRLLVQKLDEEGLQPYPLHLGVTEAGEAEDGRIKSAVGIGTLLEDGLGDTVRVSLTEAPEAEAPVAKALIDRYTNRAQEAKRIPPVVSSSLSVVSENDAPNELTTDNQQLTTTIPIDPFQYHRRVTREVLNLGGQNVPRVMADLSRLPGLEYADLRAVGHLYSAFLDKFQMNDLGADYVYSGQRPIPFMLPNGLKEVVDYTAWLDAGQRSDHYPLLTAEEYAAAGPRHPELNFVRHTLASLTPAALPLLRADATAVLLLRTDNAHAMPEIRRAFFELLNHAVPNPVIIQRQYPALTPEQTQLYAATDVGGLLLDGLGDGVLLSTELLPEHSKEEWLTTLDQLNQLSFGILQAARTRMSKTEYISCPSCGRTLFDLQETTAMIRKRTDHLKGVKIGIMGCIVNGPGEMADADYGYVGVGKGKIALYRGQEVIKKSVPEERAVDELIELMREDGRWLEPVLLEEPVVG